The DNA sequence CGCGTCACCACCGATATCGGCACCGTGCGCGGCAGCCAGTACTCGCAGCCGGTAGTCACCCAGGCGCACATCGTCGCCAGGCGATGCCTCGACGAACCGCACCGGATCGTCGGGCCCCACCCAATGCCGGCACTGCGCCAGTGCACTCGGCGGGCCGACCACATCCAAGGGCTCGCCGGTCCCGGTCCAGTGCCGCATCAGCAGCGCTGCGGGCCCGACGTGGTCGGGGTGGCCGTGGGTGAACAGGATGTGCCGGACGCCGGCCAATGATCGTCCGAACCGCACTGCGGCGCGCGGCGCCTCCGGCCCGCAATCTAGCAGAAGCACGTCGTCGACCAGCGCGGCGGTCTGACCCCGAACCTCGGTCACCGTACAGCAGGATTCGCACCGGCAGAACGGATTCGGCCAGCCGTCGGCACTGCCGCTGCCCAGCAGCAGGATCTCCATGCACCCATCTTCGTTGACTCTGTGTCCACGGCGCACACCACTCGCACTTTTGCGCCGTGGACGCAGAGTCAACCCCTAGGAGGACAGCCCGAGATCCAGCGCGCTGAACAGGCCGGCGTCGGACAGGTCGGTCAGGGGCGCCGGCGTCGTCAAGTCGGCGACATCGGTTGGCGCGAACCACGACGCGAACGGGGACAGATCGAAGTTCCCGAAAATCGTCTGGACCTCATCCACCGCGGGGCCGTTGACCGGGTCGTAGTACAGGTTCACCACGTTAAATAGGCCGTAGACCAAGGCGTGCTGGTCGAAGACATCTCCGGACTTGTCGACGAACTCGACGTCGGTCGGCGACGTGACGTACAGGGTCCCGGTCAGTGTCGTCGCGGCCGCGCCCGTACCTCCCGAGTAGGCAGCCGGGGCGGACCACACCAGCGAAGAATCCGGGGCCTGTAGCGCCGTGATGGTGGCATGGTCCGTCAGCCCACCGAACCAAGCGCCACGCGCCGCGTCGGACAGGCCGATCGCATCCCCGATGCGGTAGATGGCACCGTCGGCGACCACGATGTTGTTGCCCACGGTCTCCGCTGTCCCCGTGGGAAAGTCCGGTACCGCCCACGACGGCGCAGAGGCCAGGTCGAAGCTGCCGAACGGGGTCTTCATCACGTCGACGGCGGTGCCGTTCCCAGCCGGGTCATAGTAGAGATTGGTGAAGCCCGGGAACAGCTGGTTCTGGTCGTAGGTGGCCCCGTCGCTGGTGACGAACTCGTTGTTAAGCCCGCCGATTGTGGGCGTGAGGTAGTCGGTCCCGGTCAACACCGTGCCGGTGCCGGAGGTGAAACTCGCGGGCAGCTGCCACGCCGGGGACCACCCTTCCTGGCCCAAAGCAGGCAGCACTGCGAACAGTTGGGCGTCGTTGACGTCATAGTCCGGCGTCCAGGTGCCGCCGGTGGCGCCGGCCACCCCCGAACCTGCGAACGCGGCCGCGGCGGCTCCGCCGACCACGATCCCCCATGCGATGTGCTTCATCGAGCCCTCTCGGTCATGATTCGGCTTCGCAACGTAGTTCTTTTTCACAATTGGAATCAAGATTGTTCGCTGGGGGATCGCTGTCAGCGTTGTGCGCTCAACGAAAAAGCCCGGCCCCCAAAGGGACCGGGCTCTTTCGCGCAACCAGACTTAGAAGTCCATGCCGCCCATGCCACCGGTCGGGTCGCCCGCGGGTGCGGCCGCCTTCTCCGGCTTGTCGGCGACAACGGCCTCGGTGGTCAGGAACAGTGCCGCGATGGACGCCGCGTTCTGCAGCGCCGAGCGGGTCACCTTCACCGGGTCGGCGACGCCGGCCTTGAGCAGGTCCTCGTACTCGCCGGAGGCAGCGTTGAGGCCGGTGCCCGAGGCGGAGTTGGTGACCTTCTCGGCGACAACGCCGGGCTCCAGGCCCGCGTTGAAGGCGATCTGCTTCAGCGGAGCCGACAGCGCGACACGCACGATGTTGGCACCGGTGGCCTCGTCACCCTCGAGCTTGAGCTCGTCGAGCGACGGAGCGGCCTGCAGCAGAGCCACGCCACCACCGGCGACGATGCCCTCCTCCACGGCGGCCTTGGCGTTGCGCACCGCGTCCTCGATGCGGTGCTTGCGCTCCTTGAGCTCCACCTCGGTGGCCGCCCCGGCCTTGATCACCGCAACACCGCCGGCCAGCTTGGCCAGGCGCTCCTGCAGCTTCTCGCGGTCGTAGTCGGAGTCGCTGTTCTCGATCTCGGCGCGGATCTGGGCCACCCGGCCGGCGATGGCGTCGGAGTCGCCCGAGCCCTCGACGATGGTGGTCTCATCCTTGGTGATGACGACCTTGCGGGCGGTGCCCAGCAGGGCGACGTCGGCGCTCTCCAACGACAGGCCGACCTCTTCGCTGATGACCTGGCCACCGGTGAGGATCGCCATGTCCTGCAGCATCGCCTTGCGACGGTCACCGAAGCCCGGGGCCTTGACGGCAACGGACTTGAAGGTGCCACGGATCTTGTTGACCACCAGGGTGCTCAGGGCCTCGCCCTCGACGTCCTCGGCGATGATCAGCAACGGCTTGCCGGACTGAATGACCTTCTCCAGCAAGGGCAGCAGGTCCTTGACCGTCGAGATCTTCGAGCTGACCAGCAGGATGTAGGGGTCCTCCAGGACGGCTTCCTGACGCTCGGCGTCGGTGACGAAGTAGCCCGAGATGTAGCCCTTGTCGAAGCGCATGCCCTCGGTGAGCTCCAGCTGCAGGCCGAAGGTGTTGGACTCCTCGACGGTGATGACACCCTCGTTGCCGACCTTGTCCATGGCCTCGGCGATCAGGTCACCGATGGTCTGGTCGCCCGCGGAGATACCGGCGGTCGCCGCGATCTGCTCCTTGGTCTCGACCTCTTTGGCCGTTGCGAGGAGACCTTCCGTGATCTTTTCTACGGCCTTCTCGATGCCGCGCTTCAGGCCCAGCGGGTTGGCGCCGGCGGCCACGTTGCGCAGGCCTTCCTTGACCAGGGCCTGGGCCAGCACGGTGGCGGTGGTGGTGCCGTCACCCGCGACGTCGTCGGTCTTCTTGGCGACCTCTTTGACCAGCTCGGCGCCGATCTTCTCGTAGGGGTCCTCCAGCTCGATCTCCTTGGCGATGGACACACCATCGTTGGTGATCGTGGGGGCGCCCCACTTCTTCTCCAGGACGACGTTGCGGCCCTTGGGGCCCAGCGTCACCTTGACCGCGTCGGCGAGGGCGTTCAGGCCCCGCTCGAGGCCGCGACGGGCCTCTTCGTCATACGCAATTTGCTTAGCCATTGCGAAGTGATTCCTCCGGTTAGGGGGTGCACGTCTTGTTGGTCGGGTGCAGTGCCCGCGACGGACGGCTGTGGGTGTGCTCCGCAGGTGCGGCCCCTGCCTCACCGTCCCGACCTAGCACTCACTGGTCGCGAGTGCCAACGTCATTTTTAGCACTCGCCCATGCCGAGTGCAAGGTCAGTTCGGCCGGCGGCGTCGCGCCGCGACCGCACCGTGCTCCTCGTCAACTCCCAGGCTGATGACCGGCGACGAGCCGGCTACCCAGGAAGTCCAATACCTGGTGCAGCGCGGTATGGGTCGGCTCACCGGGCCGGTCGATGAGGTGCTCGGTCAGAACGGAATGCGGACTTAGGACGGCATCCGGGTTGGCGGCGGCGTCATCGAGTTCGATCGCGATGAACGCCTCACCGAGCTGGTCGCGCAGAAAATCGAATCGCTGCGCCGGCGAGCGCCGATCACCGCAGAACCGCAGCCCCATCACCGACAGTCCGTCCGCGCAACGCTGCTTGATCCGGTCCAGGTCGGCCGGTGCGACGTCGATGGAGTACTTCTGTCGGGCCGTGAACGCCAGCGGCAGCCCCGGCTGAGACAACACCGGTGCGATCAACCGGTCGTCGACCGCCATCGCCAATGCGAATCCGCCGGTGAAGCACATCCCGACCGCACCGACTCCCGGCCCGCCGCAGCGTTGGTGCTCGTGCTCGGCCAACGCCCGCAACCAGCGCACCACCGGGGACGTGCGGCCGCTCGCAAGCACCACGAACTCCCGGCTGACACAGACCGGCCCGAACTGGCCGGCAATGTTCGCCAGCGCGGCGACGAGGCCGTGCGCGGCGGGACTCGGGTCGCGCCCCGGATTGCCGTACAGATGCGGCACCACCGCGGTGCACCCCCGGCTCGCGACCCGCCGGGCGAAGTCGAACACCATCGGCGATATGCCGGGAAACTCGGCCATCACGATCACGGCGGGGCCGGAACCCTGGCGGAACACGGCGCGGGTCTTGCCGTCATGGGTGAACGTGTCGCGCTGGAAGTCGATGAGATCGTCGTCGGTCATGTCACACGCCCTTCTCGAGGATGGACTGTCACTATCGACCGGGCGGGCCCGCACGGTATTGGAAGAATGTTCCCCAGGCCCGTTGACGGCGCTTCGCGACCGCGCTCAGCGTCTCGCCGGCCACCGCTCCCGGCGTGACGCCCGCGAAGCTCGCCACGTCCCGACTCAGATGAGCCTGGTCGGTATAGCCACAGGACACGGCGACGTCCGCGGCGGGGCGGCCTGCTACCAGGCCTTCGACCGCGTGCCGGAATCGGACCAGCATCGCGGCACGCTTGGGCGTCAGACCGATCTGAGCCCCGAACCTCGCCCACAGCCTCTTGCGGCTCCAGCCAGATGATTCGGCCAGCTCGCCAACCGTGACCTGCCCCCGGCAGCCGACGATCCGATTCCAGCTGGCGACCACTTCCGGGTCCGGCGGCCGCGACGATTCGGCGCGCTGCACCAGAAACGATCTGGCCAGCGCAAACCGCTGTTCCCACGTCGGGGTGTCGGCGATTCGCTCGCGCAGCCGGCGGCCCCGCCGTCCCCACAAGTCGTCCAACCCGACAACGGCGCGGCCCAGATCCCCGGGCCCGACACCCAGCAACGAATAGGCCTGTACCGGCGACAACCGCACCTCGATGCACGCGGCCCGCTCAGCGCGGATCCGCATCGTCTCGCTGCCCAGCCCGCAGACGAAGCCGTTCAGTGCCTGCCGACCGGTCGTACTGTCGACCA is a window from the Mycobacterium sp. SVM_VP21 genome containing:
- the groL gene encoding chaperonin GroEL (60 kDa chaperone family; promotes refolding of misfolded polypeptides especially under stressful conditions; forms two stacked rings of heptamers to form a barrel-shaped 14mer; ends can be capped by GroES; misfolded proteins enter the barrel where they are refolded when GroES binds), encoding MAKQIAYDEEARRGLERGLNALADAVKVTLGPKGRNVVLEKKWGAPTITNDGVSIAKEIELEDPYEKIGAELVKEVAKKTDDVAGDGTTTATVLAQALVKEGLRNVAAGANPLGLKRGIEKAVEKITEGLLATAKEVETKEQIAATAGISAGDQTIGDLIAEAMDKVGNEGVITVEESNTFGLQLELTEGMRFDKGYISGYFVTDAERQEAVLEDPYILLVSSKISTVKDLLPLLEKVIQSGKPLLIIAEDVEGEALSTLVVNKIRGTFKSVAVKAPGFGDRRKAMLQDMAILTGGQVISEEVGLSLESADVALLGTARKVVITKDETTIVEGSGDSDAIAGRVAQIRAEIENSDSDYDREKLQERLAKLAGGVAVIKAGAATEVELKERKHRIEDAVRNAKAAVEEGIVAGGGVALLQAAPSLDELKLEGDEATGANIVRVALSAPLKQIAFNAGLEPGVVAEKVTNSASGTGLNAASGEYEDLLKAGVADPVKVTRSALQNAASIAALFLTTEAVVADKPEKAAAPAGDPTGGMGGMDF
- a CDS encoding dienelactone hydrolase family protein, which produces MTDDDLIDFQRDTFTHDGKTRAVFRQGSGPAVIVMAEFPGISPMVFDFARRVASRGCTAVVPHLYGNPGRDPSPAAHGLVAALANIAGQFGPVCVSREFVVLASGRTSPVVRWLRALAEHEHQRCGGPGVGAVGMCFTGGFALAMAVDDRLIAPVLSQPGLPLAFTARQKYSIDVAPADLDRIKQRCADGLSVMGLRFCGDRRSPAQRFDFLRDQLGEAFIAIELDDAAANPDAVLSPHSVLTEHLIDRPGEPTHTALHQVLDFLGSRLVAGHQPGS
- a CDS encoding helix-turn-helix domain-containing protein; amino-acid sequence: MIGLDRFPGGGWDFASPSGLAPLGGAAMIGYRNYDAAGLDMRVVGLPAVTALIGFGENDLLVDSTTGRQALNGFVCGLGSETMRIRAERAACIEVRLSPVQAYSLLGVGPGDLGRAVVGLDDLWGRRGRRLRERIADTPTWEQRFALARSFLVQRAESSRPPDPEVVASWNRIVGCRGQVTVGELAESSGWSRKRLWARFGAQIGLTPKRAAMLVRFRHAVEGLVAGRPAADVAVSCGYTDQAHLSRDVASFAGVTPGAVAGETLSAVAKRRQRAWGTFFQYRAGPPGR